A window of the Pelagicoccus enzymogenes genome harbors these coding sequences:
- a CDS encoding PhzF family phenazine biosynthesis protein: MKLPLITVNAFATQAFSGNPAAVTLLDAWLEDSLMQAIAAQNNIAETAFLLKSGPASYHIRWFTPAVEVPLCGHATLASAFALRECFGEKAESITFQSLSGPLSVTCKGETYTLDFPSQPPSAAPTPDWFINAFGANPIEFHQSAYSLAIFPSQEIVAALDPDFPLLAKTKGSNVIVSAPGNEHDFVSRFFAPADGIDEDPVTGSAHCILTPYWAKRLKKSKLTARQISPRGGELLCDLVGDRVRITGKALLYSEATIYV; encoded by the coding sequence ATGAAACTACCGCTCATCACCGTCAACGCCTTCGCCACCCAAGCCTTTTCAGGCAATCCCGCAGCCGTTACCCTGCTTGACGCATGGCTCGAAGACTCCCTGATGCAGGCCATCGCCGCCCAAAACAACATCGCGGAAACTGCATTTTTGCTCAAGTCCGGCCCAGCGAGCTACCACATACGTTGGTTTACCCCCGCCGTCGAAGTTCCCCTCTGCGGACACGCCACCCTCGCCAGCGCTTTCGCCCTGAGAGAATGCTTCGGAGAAAAGGCAGAGAGCATCACCTTCCAGTCGCTTAGCGGACCGCTCTCAGTTACCTGCAAGGGGGAAACCTACACTTTGGACTTTCCTTCGCAGCCCCCATCAGCAGCTCCGACGCCCGACTGGTTCATCAACGCTTTCGGTGCGAACCCCATCGAATTTCACCAGTCCGCCTACTCCCTCGCCATCTTTCCCTCGCAAGAGATCGTAGCCGCCCTCGATCCTGACTTCCCTTTGCTAGCCAAGACCAAGGGATCCAACGTCATCGTCTCCGCTCCGGGGAATGAACACGATTTCGTCTCCCGGTTCTTTGCCCCCGCCGACGGCATCGACGAGGATCCCGTCACGGGGTCCGCCCATTGCATCCTGACCCCCTACTGGGCAAAACGCCTGAAAAAGTCGAAACTGACGGCTCGACAAATTAGTCCGCGCGGTGGCGAACTTCTCTGCGATCTGGTAGGCGACCGGGTACGAATCACCGGCAAAGCTCTGCTCTACAGCGAAGCGACAATTTACGTATAA
- a CDS encoding ATP-binding cassette domain-containing protein has translation MSDPSDGHPLLRVRDLNVSYQTSSGGLFGKADSFRAVSNASFSVRRGQTVGLVGESGSGKSTIGKAILKLIPSESGKIEYDGVDIAPLSESAFLPFRKRIQTIFQDPYASLNPRLTVGAIIAEPLIVHESQLSRSDREARVVELLEKVGLPSDAMRRYPHQFSGGQRQRICIARALSSRPEFIICDECVSALDVSVQAQIVNLLQDLQDEFAITYLFIAHDLAVVEHMSHEVVVMQNGKIVEQGTSESIYNNPQSEYTKKLLAAVPAMPSIAS, from the coding sequence ATGTCTGACCCAAGCGATGGCCATCCTCTCTTAAGGGTAAGGGACTTAAACGTTAGTTATCAGACTTCCTCAGGTGGACTCTTTGGAAAAGCGGATTCGTTTCGCGCGGTTTCGAACGCTAGTTTTTCTGTTCGCAGAGGGCAAACGGTAGGACTCGTTGGAGAGAGTGGCAGCGGAAAGAGCACGATAGGGAAGGCGATCCTGAAATTGATCCCATCCGAGTCGGGAAAAATCGAATACGACGGCGTTGATATTGCTCCGCTTTCGGAGTCTGCTTTCCTTCCGTTCAGAAAACGCATCCAAACGATCTTTCAGGATCCGTACGCATCCTTGAATCCTCGGCTGACGGTAGGGGCCATTATCGCGGAACCTCTTATCGTGCATGAGTCGCAACTGAGTCGCTCCGATCGAGAGGCTCGCGTTGTGGAGTTGCTGGAGAAGGTGGGACTTCCTTCCGACGCCATGCGGCGCTATCCGCATCAATTCAGTGGAGGCCAACGCCAGCGGATTTGCATCGCGCGAGCGTTGAGCAGCCGTCCGGAGTTCATCATCTGCGACGAATGCGTGAGCGCCTTGGACGTGAGCGTGCAAGCGCAGATCGTAAACTTGCTGCAAGACCTGCAAGACGAATTCGCGATCACCTACCTTTTTATCGCCCATGATCTCGCGGTGGTAGAGCACATGAGCCATGAAGTGGTGGTCATGCAAAATGGAAAGATAGTTGAGCAAGGAACGTCCGAAAGCATTTACAATAATCCACAATCTGAATACACGAAGAAGCTGTTGGCGGCCGTTCCGGCGATGCCCAGTATTGCAAGTTAG
- a CDS encoding ATP-binding cassette domain-containing protein — MLLEVRDLKIRFNSRHSNIEAVKGISFSLDRGKTLAIVGESGSGKSVTSMSLSRLLPPPPKCEVAGEALLDGENLLEMSERRLRSVRGKRIAYVFQEPSTSLNPYFTVGAQIEEALKFHRSDVQDFKQESIGLLEKVGIRDASSRYGNYPHQMSGGMKQRVVIAMALACQPDILVADEPTTALDVTIEAQIMDLLRELRDKEDMAIILITHNFGIVDGFADEVAVMYQGKIVEQGETTQVLASPKHEYTKALIRCIPRLGVRQGRLPVVDYAAIAEKEASHV; from the coding sequence ATGCTGCTTGAGGTACGAGATCTGAAAATCCGTTTCAACAGCCGCCACTCGAATATCGAAGCGGTGAAGGGAATTTCGTTTTCCCTAGATCGAGGTAAAACCCTAGCCATCGTCGGAGAAAGTGGCAGCGGCAAGAGCGTTACTTCGATGTCGCTATCTCGCTTGCTACCACCTCCTCCCAAATGCGAGGTTGCCGGGGAAGCCTTGCTGGATGGAGAGAATCTATTGGAAATGTCGGAGAGGCGCTTGCGTTCGGTACGTGGCAAGCGAATCGCTTACGTCTTCCAGGAGCCGTCCACCTCTTTGAATCCTTATTTCACAGTGGGAGCGCAGATAGAGGAAGCTCTCAAATTCCACCGGAGCGACGTGCAGGATTTCAAGCAAGAGAGTATCGGGCTTCTGGAGAAGGTGGGTATTCGCGATGCCAGTTCGCGGTATGGCAATTATCCCCACCAGATGAGCGGTGGCATGAAGCAGCGTGTTGTCATCGCCATGGCGCTGGCTTGTCAGCCGGACATTCTTGTTGCGGACGAACCCACTACCGCCTTGGATGTCACAATCGAAGCTCAGATCATGGATTTGCTCCGCGAGCTTCGAGACAAGGAGGACATGGCGATCATACTCATCACGCACAATTTCGGAATTGTAGATGGTTTCGCGGATGAGGTTGCGGTCATGTACCAAGGCAAAATCGTGGAACAAGGCGAGACCACGCAAGTGCTTGCGTCGCCGAAACATGAATACACCAAGGCCTTGATTCGCTGCATTCCGCGACTGGGCGTTCGTCAAGGGCGCTTACCGGTAGTAGACTACGCTGCGATCGCGGAAAAGGAGGCATCCCATGTCTGA
- a CDS encoding energy transducer TonB — protein MSNPHKILLFSVTLIAALLSNRAALIAGPADSHASQGIGIEMTQAPEMPEFLLKAGVTSALATLVISVDENGSLDDWLLVEASDQSLDKAVAEVIETWTFRPARRNGQAIAARQTFPLQLDAAAPTQRYSRVTKSDTLAYRYFDPADRSEIKHKYTQRIQLVDPPNLDQLPTLIEYVKPSVAPEVYAANKGASLRFTFYLDGEGRVRMPSLSHIDGPASPAAIFAVQTALEQWKFEPVTQGGKPVLTLLAQTIHFSHLYD, from the coding sequence ATGAGCAATCCACATAAAATCCTCCTCTTCAGCGTGACGTTAATCGCCGCGTTGCTCTCAAACCGGGCCGCCTTGATCGCCGGTCCCGCCGATTCCCACGCCAGCCAAGGCATCGGGATCGAGATGACACAAGCTCCTGAGATGCCGGAGTTCCTCTTGAAAGCTGGAGTCACAAGCGCCTTGGCGACCCTTGTTATCAGCGTTGACGAGAACGGCTCCCTCGACGACTGGCTCCTCGTCGAAGCAAGCGACCAATCGCTCGACAAAGCCGTGGCCGAGGTGATCGAGACTTGGACTTTCCGCCCTGCCCGCCGAAACGGACAAGCCATCGCGGCTCGCCAAACGTTTCCTCTCCAGCTTGATGCGGCGGCTCCAACTCAACGGTATTCCCGCGTCACGAAAAGCGATACCCTTGCCTATCGCTATTTCGATCCAGCCGATCGCAGCGAGATCAAACACAAGTATACACAGCGTATCCAATTAGTGGATCCGCCCAACCTGGACCAGCTCCCTACCTTGATCGAATACGTCAAGCCCAGCGTCGCTCCCGAAGTCTACGCAGCCAACAAAGGAGCAAGCCTGCGCTTCACTTTCTATTTGGATGGAGAAGGTCGCGTGAGAATGCCGAGCTTGTCCCATATTGACGGCCCCGCATCTCCTGCCGCCATCTTCGCGGTCCAAACCGCCCTCGAGCAATGGAAGTTCGAGCCCGTGACGCAAGGCGGCAAGCCAGTCCTCACCCTGCTCGCTCAGACCATCCATTTCAGTCACCTATACGATTAG
- a CDS encoding carbohydrate kinase family protein, which translates to MNGSICCLGEALVDFVSISNHRRLIDAEAFKPCAGGAPANVAVGIGRLGGQASLISCLGQDVWGDFLFEALKREGVDVRGVQRTAASSTTQAFVSVDEKGERDFSFIRSPGADTMLSDSRLDEGTLDACSVLHIGTFSFSSEPSRSASLEAVRRVKSHGGLVSLDVNYRASVWIDESEAIRCVESLLPSVDILKVSQEEARMLTGLDDLASAAKRLKELGPKLVLVSLDADGCLCMNGLVRFQVPAFRVECVDATGAGDSFIAAFLQRFVELGTLFEDVAKLEEACRFACAAASITVTGRGAIPSLPIRGEVENVLSGSRRRLAGQASA; encoded by the coding sequence ATGAATGGAAGTATTTGTTGCTTGGGCGAAGCGTTGGTCGATTTCGTATCGATCAGTAATCATCGTCGATTGATTGACGCAGAGGCGTTCAAGCCTTGCGCGGGAGGAGCTCCGGCGAACGTGGCGGTGGGGATCGGCCGCTTGGGAGGACAGGCGAGTTTGATCTCGTGTCTCGGACAGGACGTTTGGGGCGATTTTCTCTTCGAAGCGCTGAAGCGAGAGGGCGTGGATGTTAGAGGAGTGCAGCGAACGGCTGCGAGCTCCACGACTCAAGCATTCGTTTCGGTGGACGAAAAGGGGGAACGGGATTTTTCCTTTATACGTAGTCCAGGTGCGGATACGATGCTAAGTGATTCTCGATTGGACGAGGGGACATTGGATGCTTGCTCGGTACTGCATATTGGCACTTTTAGCTTCAGCTCCGAGCCATCCCGTTCGGCAAGCTTGGAGGCGGTTCGCCGGGTGAAGAGCCATGGCGGCTTGGTTTCCTTGGACGTGAACTACCGGGCGAGTGTTTGGATTGACGAAAGCGAGGCGATTCGCTGCGTAGAGTCGCTTTTACCTTCTGTCGATATCCTCAAGGTGAGCCAAGAGGAGGCACGCATGCTGACGGGCTTGGACGATCTCGCTTCCGCGGCGAAGCGTTTGAAGGAATTAGGACCGAAGCTGGTGCTCGTAAGTCTGGATGCTGACGGTTGCCTTTGTATGAACGGCTTGGTTCGTTTTCAGGTCCCCGCTTTCAGGGTCGAGTGCGTGGATGCGACCGGGGCTGGAGATAGTTTTATTGCAGCCTTCTTGCAGCGATTTGTGGAACTGGGGACGCTATTTGAAGATGTTGCAAAGCTGGAAGAGGCATGTCGTTTCGCCTGCGCTGCCGCTTCCATAACGGTTACGGGCAGAGGCGCGATCCCGTCTCTCCCCATCAGAGGTGAGGTGGAGAACGTTTTGTCAGGCAGCCGACGTCGCTTGGCAGGACAAGCTAGCGCATGA
- a CDS encoding MFS transporter — MKQNPATERLSFKEKIGYGLGDMASNFYMGFFGLFLLYYYTDVWGISPAAAATMLLVTKIVDAISDPAMGLIADRTQSRWGKYRPYLLWMAIPYALLGYLLFLGPELSDFGKLAFAYVSYTLVMLAYTAINVPYSALLAVISPVAEERTKATQFRFIFASLGTLSVGAMAKPLVNFFGGEDELLGFRLTIVLFAVLSVLIFWITFATTRERIQPKAHKSSVKEDTVALLKNGSWIVLMFSGILIVVGLVARFASLAFYTKYYLGQDEGTFFLWMDRTSFIVSCGLVGQLLGALVTPSLVKMGDKRVLMIWANLLHSVLLVACYFVPPAAYVTTVVLHSLGIFTFGVVITLLFAMYTDCAEYGEWKTGKNCAGLTVSASMFSLKFGSAVGGALPGFILAWFGFVANQEQTESAVLGIRLMSNALPALFFLSGGLLMIFYKIDRDTLAKIEGELAERRTRNYEA, encoded by the coding sequence ATGAAGCAAAACCCCGCAACCGAGCGCTTGTCGTTCAAGGAAAAAATCGGCTACGGCCTAGGCGACATGGCCTCGAACTTCTACATGGGGTTCTTCGGCCTGTTCCTGCTGTACTACTACACGGACGTGTGGGGCATTTCGCCCGCCGCTGCGGCGACAATGTTGCTGGTCACCAAGATAGTGGACGCCATCAGCGATCCTGCTATGGGCTTGATCGCGGACCGTACCCAGAGCCGCTGGGGCAAGTATCGGCCTTACTTGCTTTGGATGGCTATCCCGTATGCTCTTCTCGGATACTTGTTGTTCCTGGGGCCTGAGCTCTCGGACTTCGGCAAGCTAGCTTTCGCTTACGTTTCCTACACTCTAGTGATGCTGGCTTATACGGCGATCAATGTGCCGTATTCCGCCTTGCTGGCGGTAATCTCTCCGGTTGCCGAGGAACGGACCAAGGCGACGCAATTCCGCTTCATTTTCGCTTCCTTGGGAACGCTTTCGGTGGGGGCGATGGCGAAGCCCTTGGTCAATTTCTTTGGAGGAGAGGACGAGCTGCTAGGATTTAGGCTGACGATCGTTTTGTTTGCGGTTTTGTCTGTATTGATATTTTGGATCACTTTTGCCACGACGCGGGAGCGGATCCAGCCCAAGGCTCACAAGTCGAGCGTGAAGGAAGATACGGTGGCCTTGCTGAAGAACGGATCCTGGATCGTACTGATGTTTTCTGGTATCTTGATCGTGGTTGGTCTAGTGGCCCGCTTCGCTTCTTTGGCCTTTTACACCAAGTATTATTTGGGACAGGACGAGGGGACCTTTTTCCTTTGGATGGATCGCACCTCTTTTATCGTTTCCTGCGGTCTGGTCGGCCAGTTGCTGGGGGCTTTGGTCACGCCCAGCCTGGTGAAGATGGGGGATAAGCGCGTGTTGATGATCTGGGCGAACCTGCTGCACTCCGTTTTGCTGGTGGCGTGCTACTTTGTTCCGCCTGCCGCTTACGTCACGACGGTGGTTTTGCACAGCTTGGGTATATTCACCTTTGGGGTGGTTATTACCTTGCTGTTTGCGATGTACACCGATTGCGCTGAGTACGGCGAGTGGAAGACGGGGAAAAATTGCGCGGGGCTGACGGTGTCGGCTTCCATGTTTTCCTTGAAGTTTGGTTCAGCAGTCGGCGGCGCCTTGCCCGGGTTCATTCTCGCTTGGTTCGGTTTTGTCGCGAACCAGGAGCAAACGGAATCGGCGGTATTGGGGATTCGGCTCATGTCGAACGCTTTGCCCGCCTTGTTCTTCCTGTCGGGTGGCTTGCTGATGATCTTCTACAAGATCGACCGTGATACGCTCGCGAAGATTGAAGGGGAACTCGCTGAACGGCGAACTCGAAACTACGAGGCTTAG
- a CDS encoding TonB-dependent siderophore receptor, translated as MKPNLTTSNRQGRARGASRICPLFNSLLACGVLASSGFAADEDDEFADAEVFLLEGVVVTGVAAETTKVKSSVAISTVDAGELAPSAPRSTAEIFRSIPGIRSEATSGDGNANIAVRGLPVAAGGAKFLQLQEDGLPILEFGDIAFGTADGFLRPDYTTERVEAIRGGSASTFASNSPGGIVNFISRTGGIEGGSVGLTTGLDYDSLRLDFNYGKPLGDDMQYHVGGYYRVGEGVRDAGYDGNEGGQIKANFTKFTDKGYARFYFKHLDDRAVTYMPMPVMVSGTNANPSLGALPSFDPLTDTPHTPAFIENIGTDGQGNRRVSDPQEGLRSLSTALGAEFSFDLNSDWKLVDRFRYSDNSGRFVAPFPAQVAPAQEIADSIAGAGATLRYATGTNAGSEINPATLNGNGLLMRVHMFDTELNDFNNLVNDLKLTRHFGGEESTTYDLTLGFYHSTQNINMDWLWNSYLLEVKGTDAQLVDVFDASGTSYSDRGLTAYGTPFWGGLHRNYDTEYSINAPYLALAMEKGKFNMDASVRFDFGDATGSYAGTRYETNMDLNQDGSISIPEQSVEVVDTANRSPVDYDWDYYSLSVGGNYAFTEDYAAFARFSRGGRANADRLLFGPNILANGSLRDDDAAVDIVEQFEAGIKYANDDFAGGVLGVFATAFFAETEEQNYEATTQVFLDRVYEAKGLELESSYRRGNFDLKVGMTWTDAEITSDALNPGVVGNTPRRQADLMYQISPSYNTEKWSIGGSVIGTTDSYAQDDNVMVMPGYEYVNLFGSYRFSDTFSVLLTVNNAFDEFGLSESEEGAIPDSGIIRARGIAGTTSSLTFRYDF; from the coding sequence ATGAAACCTAATCTAACTACCTCGAACCGGCAGGGACGTGCGCGTGGCGCATCGCGTATCTGCCCACTGTTTAACTCCTTGCTCGCTTGCGGCGTTCTCGCCTCTAGCGGTTTCGCCGCCGACGAGGACGATGAATTTGCCGATGCGGAAGTATTTCTCCTCGAAGGCGTTGTGGTCACTGGTGTGGCCGCCGAAACGACGAAAGTGAAGTCCAGCGTGGCGATCAGCACGGTCGACGCGGGCGAGCTCGCTCCTTCCGCTCCCCGTTCCACTGCGGAGATTTTCCGCAGCATCCCCGGTATCCGTTCCGAAGCGACTTCAGGCGACGGCAATGCGAATATCGCAGTGCGCGGTTTGCCGGTTGCGGCGGGTGGAGCGAAGTTCCTCCAGCTACAAGAGGACGGACTTCCCATCCTTGAGTTTGGCGATATCGCCTTCGGCACCGCAGACGGTTTTCTTCGTCCAGACTACACCACGGAACGCGTGGAAGCGATCCGAGGCGGTTCCGCTTCTACCTTTGCCAGCAACTCGCCAGGAGGCATCGTCAACTTCATCAGCCGCACCGGGGGCATTGAAGGAGGCAGCGTTGGTTTAACCACGGGTCTTGACTACGATTCGCTGCGCTTGGATTTCAACTACGGAAAGCCCTTGGGAGATGACATGCAGTATCATGTCGGTGGATACTATCGAGTAGGGGAAGGTGTCCGAGATGCTGGATACGACGGAAACGAGGGTGGCCAGATCAAGGCAAACTTCACCAAGTTTACGGACAAGGGCTATGCGCGTTTCTACTTCAAGCACTTGGATGACCGGGCGGTTACTTACATGCCGATGCCGGTGATGGTGTCAGGCACGAATGCGAACCCGAGCCTTGGCGCCTTGCCGAGCTTCGATCCGCTCACCGACACCCCGCACACTCCCGCTTTCATCGAAAACATCGGGACCGACGGACAAGGGAACCGCCGGGTGAGCGATCCGCAGGAAGGCTTGCGCTCGCTGTCGACTGCGTTGGGAGCTGAGTTTTCCTTTGACTTGAACAGCGACTGGAAGCTGGTTGACCGCTTCCGCTACTCCGACAATAGCGGCCGATTTGTGGCGCCGTTCCCTGCTCAGGTCGCCCCCGCTCAGGAGATTGCGGATTCGATCGCAGGGGCAGGAGCCACGCTGCGCTATGCCACTGGAACGAACGCGGGCTCTGAGATCAATCCAGCGACTCTGAACGGAAACGGATTGCTCATGCGTGTCCATATGTTCGATACGGAGCTTAACGATTTCAACAATCTAGTGAACGACTTGAAGCTGACTCGCCATTTCGGAGGTGAGGAGTCGACTACTTACGACCTGACGCTCGGCTTCTATCACTCGACACAAAACATCAACATGGACTGGCTCTGGAATTCCTATCTGCTTGAGGTGAAGGGGACTGATGCCCAGTTGGTGGACGTGTTCGACGCCAGCGGGACTTCTTACTCCGATCGTGGCCTGACCGCGTATGGAACTCCGTTTTGGGGTGGTCTGCACCGCAATTACGATACCGAGTACAGCATCAACGCCCCTTACCTCGCCTTGGCGATGGAGAAGGGGAAGTTTAACATGGACGCGAGCGTGCGCTTCGACTTCGGCGATGCGACCGGTTCCTACGCCGGGACTCGTTACGAGACGAACATGGATTTGAACCAGGACGGCAGCATCTCGATTCCCGAGCAAAGCGTGGAGGTGGTCGATACTGCTAACCGCAGCCCAGTTGACTACGATTGGGACTACTACTCGTTGTCCGTGGGCGGTAACTACGCTTTCACGGAAGACTATGCAGCCTTCGCCCGCTTCAGCCGGGGAGGACGCGCCAATGCGGACCGACTGCTCTTTGGGCCGAACATCTTGGCCAACGGATCCCTCCGCGACGATGACGCAGCGGTAGACATCGTCGAGCAGTTCGAAGCGGGTATCAAGTACGCTAACGACGACTTTGCAGGCGGCGTACTTGGAGTCTTCGCCACCGCGTTCTTCGCCGAGACGGAGGAGCAGAACTACGAAGCTACCACTCAAGTCTTCTTGGACCGTGTGTACGAAGCGAAAGGCTTGGAGCTCGAAAGCAGCTACCGCAGGGGCAACTTCGACTTGAAGGTCGGCATGACTTGGACGGACGCCGAGATCACTTCGGATGCCCTGAATCCCGGAGTTGTTGGCAACACTCCCCGTCGCCAAGCGGACCTCATGTACCAGATCAGCCCGAGCTACAACACTGAGAAGTGGTCGATCGGAGGCAGCGTGATCGGAACGACCGACTCCTACGCTCAGGATGACAACGTGATGGTCATGCCAGGCTACGAGTACGTGAACCTTTTCGGGAGCTACCGTTTCAGCGACACCTTCAGCGTGCTGTTGACTGTGAATAATGCCTTCGACGAATTCGGACTGAGCGAATCGGAGGAAGGGGCCATTCCAGACAGCGGAATCATTCGGGCCCGCGGGATTGCGGGAACGACCTCCAGCCTGACCTTCCGCTACGATTTTTAG
- a CDS encoding helix-turn-helix transcriptional regulator, translating into MLHYPERPASQSAKLIEIFRETFRGRQEALKRGMATIKVPQAKRLYERQKDMAYHFKPELFVQTGGATLFRCPEEELLVRDSEICIMPMGVPHHETVENLDTPFENVVVCFYSKTVTVHLARADESMTPRATDIFFYQTPYFSDLVSMLNLCVGLRHSTLPDSKAGLHGVMMGVFSLLLNMIATEDGAASVESQRVYRCQWLIRNHLQDPELSVQWLSDSLGCSSNYLSKLFHDELGEKVTHYIMRIRLDNALFALRDTTLSVKEIALACGFRDPNYFSRVFRQHYDMTPKDYRQTLVNESGRPESEPKLVRGEHEEYHYGFDEENRPIRGNLK; encoded by the coding sequence GTGCTCCACTACCCAGAACGGCCCGCATCCCAAAGCGCCAAGTTGATTGAAATTTTCCGCGAAACCTTTCGCGGTCGCCAAGAGGCCTTGAAGCGAGGCATGGCTACCATCAAGGTCCCGCAAGCCAAGCGCTTGTATGAGCGGCAAAAGGACATGGCCTACCATTTCAAGCCGGAGCTATTCGTGCAGACTGGCGGAGCGACTTTGTTTCGTTGTCCGGAAGAGGAATTGCTGGTGCGTGATTCGGAGATTTGCATCATGCCGATGGGCGTGCCGCATCACGAGACGGTGGAAAATCTGGATACGCCTTTCGAGAACGTAGTGGTGTGCTTTTACAGCAAGACGGTGACGGTGCATTTGGCGCGGGCGGACGAGAGCATGACGCCGCGGGCCACGGATATCTTCTTTTACCAGACGCCCTACTTTTCGGACCTGGTCTCGATGCTGAACCTGTGCGTGGGCTTGCGGCACAGCACGCTGCCTGACTCGAAGGCAGGGTTGCATGGGGTGATGATGGGGGTCTTTTCGCTTTTGCTGAACATGATCGCCACGGAGGATGGGGCGGCCAGCGTGGAATCTCAACGGGTGTACCGCTGTCAATGGCTGATACGCAACCACCTGCAGGATCCGGAACTCTCGGTGCAATGGCTCTCGGATTCCTTGGGCTGCAGCTCGAACTACTTGTCCAAGCTTTTCCACGACGAATTGGGAGAGAAAGTAACCCACTACATCATGCGTATTCGCTTGGACAATGCGCTCTTCGCCCTGCGCGACACCACGCTCAGCGTAAAGGAAATCGCCTTGGCATGCGGCTTTCGCGATCCGAATTACTTCAGTCGCGTATTTCGACAGCACTACGACATGACGCCAAAGGATTACCGGCAGACACTGGTCAACGAAAGTGGGCGTCCTGAATCGGAACCCAAGTTGGTTCGAGGCGAGCACGAGGAGTACCACTATGGATTCGACGAGGAAAATCGGCCGATCCGAGGCAACCTGAAGTAG
- the gtfA gene encoding sucrose phosphorylase, translating to MDMKNGIQLITYANSLGGDLSQLDRFLSTHGQETLSGVHILPFFPSSADRGFAPISYEEVDPVFGSWKDVESIAQKADLAVDFMANHLSQQSPQFQDFLQNKDQSEWKDFFLRYKNLWPNGEAPAEDLSKIYTRKPRPPYFEATFADGSTEKIWCTFDYEQIDLDLRQKVTKDFFRQTIGGLVQRGAKIIRLDAFAYTTKRPGTNCFFLEPDVWEVLEFCDQIASEGGAILLPEIHEHYSIQLKLAEKGYWVYDFALPMLVLHTLYSGSSKRLKDWFEICPRNQFTTLDTHDGIGVVDVADLLSPEEIEATKDALFKQGANVKAIYNSASFGNLDIYQLNCTYYSALGNDDARYLIARLLQFFAPGIPQVYYVGMLAGKNDIKLVESTRNGRDINRHDYTYEEIEAETQRPVVQQLFQLMKLRNNHPAFEAELCILPSEDHQLRLRYAKGQHYCEANIDLQALQATVKASHQDGSEGFDEIPIGHPISANSKA from the coding sequence ATCGATATGAAAAACGGCATTCAGCTCATCACCTACGCCAACTCCCTCGGCGGAGACCTTTCCCAACTCGACCGCTTCCTCAGCACCCACGGCCAGGAAACCCTATCTGGAGTTCACATCCTCCCCTTCTTCCCCTCCAGCGCCGACCGTGGCTTCGCTCCCATCTCCTACGAAGAAGTGGATCCCGTCTTCGGCAGCTGGAAAGACGTCGAATCGATCGCCCAGAAAGCAGATCTCGCCGTCGACTTCATGGCCAACCACCTCAGCCAGCAATCCCCCCAGTTTCAGGACTTCCTGCAAAACAAGGACCAGTCCGAGTGGAAAGACTTCTTCCTGCGCTACAAGAACCTCTGGCCCAACGGGGAAGCCCCCGCCGAAGACCTCTCCAAGATCTACACCCGCAAGCCGCGCCCGCCCTACTTCGAAGCCACCTTCGCCGACGGCAGCACCGAAAAGATCTGGTGCACCTTTGACTACGAGCAAATCGACCTCGACCTCCGCCAAAAGGTAACCAAGGACTTCTTCCGCCAAACCATCGGCGGCCTCGTGCAGCGCGGAGCCAAGATCATCCGCCTCGACGCCTTCGCCTACACCACCAAGCGCCCCGGCACCAATTGCTTCTTCCTCGAGCCCGACGTCTGGGAAGTCCTCGAATTCTGCGACCAAATCGCCTCCGAAGGCGGAGCCATCCTGCTGCCCGAAATCCACGAGCACTACAGCATCCAGCTCAAGCTAGCCGAAAAAGGCTACTGGGTCTACGACTTCGCCCTGCCCATGCTCGTGCTGCACACCCTCTACAGCGGAAGCTCCAAGCGGCTGAAAGACTGGTTCGAGATCTGCCCACGCAATCAATTCACCACCCTCGACACCCACGACGGCATCGGCGTGGTCGACGTCGCCGACCTGCTCTCGCCCGAGGAAATCGAAGCCACCAAGGACGCCCTCTTCAAGCAAGGCGCCAACGTCAAGGCCATCTACAACTCCGCCTCCTTCGGCAACCTCGACATCTACCAGCTCAACTGCACCTACTACTCCGCCCTCGGCAACGACGACGCCCGCTACCTCATAGCCCGCCTCCTGCAGTTTTTCGCTCCCGGCATCCCCCAAGTCTACTACGTCGGCATGCTCGCCGGCAAAAACGACATCAAGCTGGTGGAATCCACCCGCAACGGCCGCGACATCAACCGCCACGACTACACCTACGAGGAAATCGAAGCCGAAACCCAACGCCCCGTGGTGCAGCAACTCTTCCAGCTCATGAAGCTGCGCAACAACCACCCCGCCTTCGAGGCCGAGCTCTGCATCCTCCCCAGCGAAGACCACCAGCTACGCCTCCGCTACGCCAAAGGCCAGCACTACTGCGAAGCCAACATCGACCTCCAAGCCTTGCAAGCCACCGTCAAAGCCTCCCACCAAGACGGTTCCGAAGGCTTTGACGAGATCCCCATCGGTCACCCCATCTCCGCCAACTCGAAAGCCTAA